One Phycisphaerae bacterium RAS2 DNA window includes the following coding sequences:
- the steT_1 gene encoding Serine/threonine exchanger SteT produces MLKRLVGTWTIVFVGLGVAIGSGIFTTPGDMAGWIPSPGWMLVAWIIGGLITYLQALVTAELATRFPQAGAEYQWLREAYGDFAAFFFGWSFTIFVTGAGTGVIAAGLGRIASQLSGWSVSAAESVFGCAALALVTAANVIGLRAGAVFQNLLTILKVATVIGIGIVACVGAGRWTPAVENAPVESMTPYGFLLGLVSVMWSYAGATDSAKLAEEMRDAQKRLPRALASTTICLTAVYLLYQYGLLCAATPQTLRGSGSAAAAALGQVGLSGIREFVLVAGIVVCLGSISSTILSNVRVTFALARDGLAPAALARMNAGQSPVWSQVLAAGLAAVFVCQRSFTEILGIYFVASTILYGMAYVSLIVFRRRDRHAGARRDGIFLVPGGVWTALFVTSVQLLIAVFVATEEVRRGGFDWLYTLGVLAAVAGAYPLWRKIANCK; encoded by the coding sequence GTGCTGAAGCGCCTCGTCGGAACATGGACGATTGTCTTCGTCGGCCTCGGCGTCGCCATCGGCTCGGGCATCTTCACGACGCCGGGGGATATGGCGGGTTGGATTCCGTCGCCCGGCTGGATGCTTGTGGCGTGGATCATCGGCGGACTGATCACGTACCTTCAGGCGCTCGTCACGGCTGAACTTGCGACGCGGTTTCCGCAAGCGGGGGCGGAGTATCAGTGGCTTCGCGAGGCGTACGGGGACTTCGCCGCGTTTTTCTTCGGTTGGTCGTTCACCATTTTCGTGACCGGGGCCGGAACGGGCGTGATCGCCGCGGGCCTGGGGCGCATCGCCTCGCAACTGTCCGGTTGGAGTGTCTCCGCGGCGGAATCCGTCTTCGGCTGCGCGGCGCTGGCCCTGGTCACGGCGGCCAACGTCATCGGGCTTCGTGCGGGGGCGGTCTTTCAGAACCTGTTGACGATCCTGAAAGTCGCGACGGTCATCGGCATCGGAATCGTCGCGTGCGTCGGTGCCGGGCGCTGGACGCCGGCGGTCGAGAATGCACCGGTCGAATCCATGACGCCGTATGGTTTCTTGCTCGGCCTCGTCAGCGTCATGTGGTCCTACGCCGGGGCGACCGACAGCGCCAAGCTCGCCGAGGAAATGCGCGACGCCCAGAAGCGCCTGCCTCGCGCGCTGGCGTCGACGACCATCTGCCTCACGGCTGTCTATCTGTTGTATCAATACGGCCTGCTCTGTGCGGCGACGCCGCAGACTCTGCGCGGGTCGGGCAGCGCCGCCGCCGCGGCGCTGGGGCAAGTCGGGTTGTCGGGCATTCGTGAGTTCGTGCTGGTCGCCGGCATTGTCGTTTGCCTTGGCTCGATCAGCTCGACGATCCTTTCGAACGTGCGCGTGACCTTCGCGCTCGCGCGGGACGGGCTCGCGCCGGCCGCGCTGGCTCGAATGAACGCGGGGCAGTCACCGGTTTGGTCGCAGGTGCTGGCGGCCGGGCTGGCGGCGGTGTTTGTCTGTCAGCGATCGTTCACGGAGATCCTTGGCATTTATTTTGTCGCCAGCACGATCCTTTACGGCATGGCCTATGTGAGCCTGATCGTTTTTCGCAGGCGCGATCGCCACGCAGGGGCCCGGCGAGACGGCATCTTCCTCGTGCCCGGCGGCGTGTGGACAGCTCTGTTTGTTACGAGCGTGCAGTTGCTGATCGCGGTGTTCGTCGCGACCGAGGAAGTACGTCGCGGTGGATTCGATTGGCTCTACACGCTGGGCGTGCTCGCAGCCGTGGCGGGGGCGTATCCGCTGTGGCGAAAGATTGCGAATTGCAAATAG
- a CDS encoding Iron-binding zinc finger CDGSH type — protein sequence MDAKHDNKPIVIEETPGKKAYCQCGHSAKLPYCDGAHARLGTGLAPIVCEIGEAGKKAVCQCHRSGNLPWCDGSHKSMASG from the coding sequence ATGGACGCCAAGCACGACAACAAGCCGATCGTGATCGAAGAAACGCCGGGCAAGAAGGCCTACTGCCAGTGCGGTCATTCGGCGAAGCTGCCTTATTGCGACGGCGCGCACGCACGCCTCGGCACGGGGCTGGCCCCCATCGTGTGCGAGATCGGTGAGGCGGGGAAGAAGGCGGTTTGCCAGTGTCACCGTAGCGGCAATCTGCCCTGGTGCGACGGATCGCATAAGTCAATGGCCAGTGGTTAG
- the guaB_2 gene encoding Inosine-5'-monophosphate dehydrogenase encodes MHPGPAASKIVGDGITFDDVLLLPARSSVVPKDADVRTHLTRNITINIPLVSAPMDTVTEAGLAIALAQEGGIGIIHKNLPPEVQCREVEKVKRSANGVILDPVTLRPTDTVDRAAELMRLHNISGVPITDESGVLVGIVTRRDMKFLLHADRQGSTAGAMKIAQIMTKDDLVTAPPGTSLDEADRILQQHKVEKLLLVHADRRLAGLITIKDIDKNRQFPNSCRDARGRLRVGAAVGVHEFDRVAALIEAGVDVVAVDTAHGHSDNVIETVRRIKREHSIDVIAGNIATAEAAVDLLDAGADALKVGIGPGSICTTRIVSGVGVPQLSAIMNVVSVAQDRHVPVIADGGVRFSGDITKAIAAGAHSVMIGSLFAGLDESPGSMVLWKGRRYKEYRGMGSLGAMVSGSADRYKQGGESQRDKLVPEGVEGRVPYRGRLAELTYQLVGGLRSGMGYCGAANIEALRHDARFVRVSGASMVESHPHNLVITEEAPNYAVEHIVEV; translated from the coding sequence ATGCACCCCGGCCCCGCAGCTTCCAAGATTGTCGGCGACGGTATCACCTTCGATGACGTGCTGCTGCTGCCCGCGCGCAGCAGCGTCGTCCCCAAAGACGCCGACGTGCGCACGCATCTGACGCGCAACATCACAATCAACATCCCGCTCGTCTCCGCGCCGATGGACACGGTCACCGAGGCCGGGCTGGCCATCGCCCTCGCGCAAGAAGGCGGCATCGGCATCATTCACAAGAATCTGCCGCCCGAGGTGCAGTGCCGCGAGGTGGAAAAGGTCAAGCGTTCCGCCAACGGCGTCATCCTCGATCCCGTCACGCTGCGCCCAACCGACACGGTGGACCGCGCGGCCGAACTGATGCGCCTGCACAACATTTCGGGCGTGCCGATCACCGACGAATCGGGCGTGCTGGTCGGCATCGTCACACGGCGCGACATGAAGTTTCTGCTGCACGCTGACCGGCAGGGTTCAACGGCCGGCGCGATGAAGATCGCGCAGATCATGACGAAGGACGACCTCGTCACCGCCCCACCGGGAACCAGCCTCGACGAGGCCGATCGCATTCTTCAGCAGCACAAGGTCGAAAAGCTTCTGCTGGTTCACGCCGACCGGCGTCTGGCCGGACTGATCACGATCAAGGACATCGACAAGAATCGACAATTTCCAAACAGTTGCCGCGACGCGCGGGGGCGGTTGCGCGTCGGGGCGGCCGTCGGCGTGCACGAGTTCGACCGCGTGGCCGCGCTGATCGAGGCCGGGGTCGACGTGGTTGCGGTCGATACGGCGCACGGCCACTCGGACAACGTGATTGAGACGGTGCGGCGCATCAAGCGCGAGCACAGCATTGACGTCATCGCGGGGAACATCGCGACGGCCGAGGCGGCGGTTGACCTGCTCGATGCAGGGGCCGACGCGCTCAAGGTCGGCATCGGCCCGGGGTCGATTTGCACGACGCGGATCGTGTCCGGCGTGGGCGTGCCGCAGCTATCGGCGATCATGAATGTCGTCAGCGTCGCGCAGGATCGGCATGTTCCGGTGATTGCCGACGGCGGAGTCCGGTTCAGCGGGGACATCACCAAAGCGATTGCGGCCGGGGCGCACAGCGTGATGATCGGGTCGCTGTTTGCCGGTCTGGATGAGTCGCCGGGCAGCATGGTGCTGTGGAAAGGCCGCCGATACAAGGAATATCGCGGGATGGGGTCGCTTGGGGCGATGGTTTCGGGCAGCGCCGACCGATACAAACAAGGTGGCGAATCGCAGCGGGACAAACTCGTGCCCGAGGGCGTCGAGGGGCGCGTGCCCTATCGGGGCCGCCTGGCGGAGCTGACGTACCAGTTGGTCGGTGGGCTTCGGTCGGGCATGGGTTACTGCGGCGCGGCGAACATCGAGGCGCTTCGGCACGACGCGCGGTTCGTGCGTGTGAGCGGCGCGAGCATGGTCGAGTCGCACCCGCACAACCTGGTCATCACCGAGGAAGCGCCGAACTACGCCGTGGAACACATTGTCGAGGTTTGA
- the gumH gene encoding GDP-mannose:cellobiosyl-diphosphopolyprenol alpha-mannosyltransferase: MLRILHIIQSLDPAWGGIARVVPDLAVGLVAAGHSCRIATLAGGRFGAPPDISGVEVVAFSDSGGSRLGRSAQFNSEIARLVADCDVVHLHGLWTGQNQAVGRAARRAGRPYIMTPHSMMMPWAWKRSRWKKLLAGWMFEHANLRSAAMLHALADGEAEAIRALGFNSRVTVIPNGLHTAEYAALPAPDTLHARFPNAASAKWVLMLGRVAIQKGIVPGMQACFDILAAGKDWHLVIAGPDEFGLQRMLESAIRRKGLESRVTFTGHLSRDEVRAALGRASILLQPSLSEGLSMSILESLAAGLPVVISDACNMPEVKQADAGRIVPPNRRAIAAALKELVTLDDAARREMGRRGKALAADRYDWRGLIPRYVSMYESVARR, encoded by the coding sequence ATGCTTCGGATTCTGCACATCATTCAATCGCTAGACCCGGCCTGGGGCGGGATCGCGCGCGTCGTGCCCGACCTTGCGGTGGGCTTGGTCGCCGCCGGTCACTCGTGCCGGATCGCGACGCTGGCGGGTGGGCGATTCGGCGCGCCGCCCGACATAAGCGGCGTTGAGGTCGTCGCGTTCTCCGATTCCGGCGGTTCGCGCCTGGGCCGCTCCGCGCAATTCAATAGCGAGATCGCCCGACTCGTGGCTGATTGCGATGTTGTTCACCTGCACGGGCTTTGGACGGGGCAGAATCAGGCCGTCGGCCGCGCCGCGCGCAGGGCCGGTCGCCCGTACATCATGACGCCGCACAGCATGATGATGCCGTGGGCGTGGAAACGCAGCCGGTGGAAGAAGCTGCTGGCCGGCTGGATGTTTGAACACGCCAACCTGCGCAGCGCGGCTATGCTGCACGCACTGGCCGACGGCGAGGCCGAGGCGATTCGCGCGCTGGGTTTCAACTCACGTGTGACGGTGATTCCCAACGGCCTGCACACCGCGGAGTACGCGGCGCTTCCTGCGCCCGATACCCTGCATGCACGGTTTCCCAATGCGGCGTCCGCTAAGTGGGTGCTGATGCTGGGGCGCGTCGCGATCCAGAAGGGGATCGTGCCGGGCATGCAGGCATGTTTCGATATTCTGGCGGCGGGCAAGGATTGGCATCTCGTGATCGCGGGGCCGGATGAATTCGGTTTGCAGCGAATGCTCGAGTCGGCGATTCGTCGGAAGGGACTGGAGTCGCGCGTAACGTTTACGGGACATCTGTCGCGCGACGAGGTGCGCGCAGCGCTGGGGCGGGCCAGCATTCTGCTTCAGCCCAGTTTGAGCGAGGGGTTGAGCATGTCGATCCTGGAATCGCTGGCGGCGGGCCTGCCCGTGGTGATTTCCGATGCCTGCAACATGCCGGAAGTGAAACAGGCTGACGCGGGGCGAATCGTGCCGCCGAATCGTCGCGCGATCGCGGCGGCGCTCAAAGAACTCGTGACGCTGGACGACGCGGCGCGGCGCGAAATGGGCCGCCGCGGCAAGGCGCTGGCGGCGGATCGCTACGACTGGCGGGGTCTGATCCCGCGCTACGTCTCGATGTATGAGTCCGTCGCGCGGCGATGA
- a CDS encoding DinB superfamily protein has protein sequence MARDKSLAPIDLLHELVAEVFDGKSWHGPSLRSTVRRVTATQAVWRPGRGRKCIAEIVLHAAYWKYAARRRLRGDQRGSFALKGSNWFTVPAKLAAAQWKEYLKLLDAEHAQLLDAIAGLTPADLLVVPPGSRVNNATLLRGIASHDVYHAGQIQTIKRLCPVE, from the coding sequence ATGGCGCGTGACAAGTCATTAGCCCCAATTGATCTCTTGCACGAATTGGTCGCCGAAGTGTTTGACGGAAAGAGCTGGCACGGCCCAAGTCTCCGCTCCACGGTTCGGCGCGTGACCGCGACGCAGGCCGTGTGGCGACCGGGCCGGGGGCGAAAGTGCATCGCGGAAATCGTGCTCCACGCCGCGTACTGGAAGTACGCCGCGCGGCGTCGATTGCGCGGTGATCAGCGCGGGAGTTTCGCGTTGAAGGGCAGCAACTGGTTCACCGTGCCCGCCAAGCTCGCCGCCGCACAATGGAAGGAATACCTGAAACTCCTCGACGCCGAGCACGCGCAATTGCTGGACGCGATCGCCGGGCTGACTCCGGCTGACTTGTTGGTCGTCCCACCCGGCAGCCGGGTGAACAACGCGACGCTCCTGCGCGGCATTGCCAGCCACGACGTTTACCACGCCGGGCAGATTCAGACGATCAAGCGGCTGTGCCCCGTTGAGTAG